GGTTCCTAATTTTGAACTGACAGACCAAAACAGTAAAAAGATTACGAATAAGGATATGCTTGGAAAAGTATACTTGGTAGAGTTTTTCTTCAGCAAATGTCCCACCATCTGTCCTGTGATGAATACCAATATGAAGGCTATTCAAAACCAGATCAATGATCCTAACTTCGGAATTATTTCCATTAGCATTGATCCGGAAAATGATACTCCGGAAGCCTTAAAAGAACATGCTCAAAGAATTGGGGCGAAATCTCCGAACTGGCATTTCCTGACGGGTGACAGAACCTATATCGGTAATCTTGCAGATAAATTCAATATTTATGTAGGAGATAAAGAGGATGAAAGCGAAAGTTTAAATCATAGCGGAATGATTGCCCTGGTGGATCAGGACGGAAACATCCGATGCAGATACAACAAGGAAAATATGCCGATCCTATATTATTCAGGATTAAATTATGAAGATCCGGAGGGGAAAACTCCGAAGCTAATCGGAAAATATCACCCTGACAGAGAAATTTTGATAGAAGATATCAAGAAGCTTTTAAAGTAAGTAGCGGAAGCATAGGGCTTCCATTTAACAAAAAAATATTGTTTAACCATACAACAAAATGTTATGAAGATTTTGAAAATTGCTGCTTTAGGAGCAGTATTTGCGGCTCAGTTTACAATGGCCCAATTTAAGCAGACACCTCTGCCATATGCTTATAATGCATTGGAGGGTTCTATAGATGCACAAACAATGGAGATCCATTATTCTAAACACGGAGCAGCCTATGCCGCTA
This genomic interval from Chryseobacterium joostei contains the following:
- a CDS encoding SCO family protein encodes the protein MPKNKQTNNKSKVIIPIAVIALLFLGIGIGMGYFKKNLYTVMPVPNFELTDQNSKKITNKDMLGKVYLVEFFFSKCPTICPVMNTNMKAIQNQINDPNFGIISISIDPENDTPEALKEHAQRIGAKSPNWHFLTGDRTYIGNLADKFNIYVGDKEDESESLNHSGMIALVDQDGNIRCRYNKENMPILYYSGLNYEDPEGKTPKLIGKYHPDREILIEDIKKLLK